Proteins found in one candidate division WOR-3 bacterium genomic segment:
- a CDS encoding LapA family protein — protein MTTIRIIIVFVIGVLLIVLALQNAIPVEKVKVFYREYYNIPLAVVMLYAYLFGLVTAGIFWLVNEIKLRSQLRKQKKENEALMSELVALRNLPLDIKPEKEQK, from the coding sequence GTGACGACAATTAGAATTATCATCGTTTTTGTCATTGGTGTTTTACTTATTGTCTTAGCATTACAAAATGCGATTCCGGTAGAAAAGGTCAAAGTGTTTTATCGAGAATATTACAATATCCCTTTAGCCGTCGTTATGCTTTATGCCTATCTGTTTGGATTGGTTACTGCGGGCATCTTCTGGTTGGTTAATGAAATCAAGTTACGAAGTCAATTACGCAAACAGAAAAAAGAGAATGAAGCATTAATGAGTGAATTGGTCGCATTAAGGAACTTACCTTTGGATATTAAACCGGAAAAGGAGCAGAAATGA